One part of the Tunicatimonas pelagia genome encodes these proteins:
- a CDS encoding PIN domain-containing protein translates to MYIPEVAPSLGVADLLSRTFQLCVTTDILNEYTEIIERHMGAELADATLRVIVNLPTTLRIETYYKWNLIKDADDNKFVDCALAANARFIVSHDKHFDILKRIDFPKVYPYGELDSDGA, encoded by the coding sequence CTGTATATCCCGGAAGTAGCACCTTCACTGGGTGTTGCGGACCTTTTAAGTAGAACTTTTCAGCTATGTGTCACTACTGATATTCTCAACGAATACACGGAGATTATTGAGCGGCATATGGGAGCCGAACTAGCTGATGCCACGCTGAGGGTAATTGTCAATCTTCCTACTACATTGCGAATAGAAACTTACTACAAATGGAACCTGATAAAAGATGCCGACGATAATAAATTCGTCGATTGTGCTCTTGCAGCTAATGCCAGGTTCATCGTAAGCCACGATAAGCATTTTGATATTTTAAAGAGAATAGATTTCCCTAAAGTGTATCCCTACGGTGAACTAGACAGCGATGGTGCTTAG
- a CDS encoding sugar phosphate isomerase/epimerase family protein: MKQSIITAFLGKTQDRFSEYQQPTNLEERLRMVQKIPGVTGVEVVYPYETGDPQETKALMDELGLSFAAINANIKKETQWVPGALSRPQAELRKGAVEVIKKAKDYAKVVGAPLVTCCPLSDGFDNLFQVDYPKAWRNMIESVAEAADYLPEIPLFIEYKINETRVNCHVDSCAKTIVLLKEVQNAATGVTIDFGHSLLAKENPAQVLGLCAESGIDFYLHTNDNDWNFDWDLVGGSRNFLHTVEFLFYAKEYEYDKYFTADASPRIFDMVGFFTQHAEMNQAIWNLVEKLDRSKYRRLMAEEKYIDLMQLVKDEIYRL, encoded by the coding sequence ATGAAACAAAGCATTATCACCGCCTTTTTGGGGAAAACTCAGGATCGCTTTTCCGAATACCAGCAACCTACCAACCTGGAAGAACGTCTTCGGATGGTACAGAAAATTCCAGGAGTAACCGGAGTAGAAGTAGTGTATCCTTACGAAACCGGCGACCCGCAGGAAACCAAAGCCCTGATGGACGAACTGGGATTATCCTTCGCCGCCATCAACGCTAATATTAAAAAAGAAACCCAATGGGTGCCGGGGGCACTTTCCCGTCCGCAGGCTGAGCTACGAAAGGGTGCAGTGGAAGTAATTAAAAAAGCGAAAGATTACGCAAAGGTGGTAGGTGCCCCACTGGTAACCTGCTGCCCATTGTCCGATGGCTTCGACAATCTCTTTCAGGTAGATTACCCCAAAGCTTGGCGCAACATGATTGAGTCAGTAGCCGAAGCAGCCGATTACCTACCGGAGATTCCACTGTTTATTGAGTACAAAATCAATGAGACGCGGGTAAACTGCCACGTGGATTCTTGTGCCAAAACCATTGTGCTACTTAAGGAAGTGCAGAACGCAGCTACCGGAGTGACCATTGACTTCGGACATTCACTACTAGCCAAAGAAAACCCCGCTCAGGTACTGGGTCTCTGCGCCGAATCAGGCATTGACTTCTACCTCCACACCAACGATAACGACTGGAACTTCGACTGGGATTTGGTAGGCGGCTCGCGTAACTTCTTACATACTGTAGAATTTCTGTTCTACGCGAAAGAATACGAGTACGACAAATACTTCACCGCCGATGCCTCGCCCCGTATCTTCGATATGGTCGGTTTCTTCACCCAGCACGCCGAAATGAACCAGGCCATCTGGAACCTAGTAGAAAAACTCGACCGCAGTAAGTACCGCCGCCTCATGGCCGAAGAAAAATACATAGACCTCATGCAACTCGTAAAAGACGAGATTTACCGGCTGTAG
- the darT gene encoding type II toxin-antitoxin system toxin DNA ADP-ribosyl transferase DarT, with the protein MDISKQWVYRIIPINNLEKDITNGLFSKNSAPIDENRVVIGNSEIINERDNRTVRCFPETVVNDYVPFYFSVRTPMLYNIITGYGVPTKPQEDIIYLCCKLQDLANGNFQWCFTDGNAAKIITKFYDAIDQLDELDWKSINTEDFRTDNSDGNEDRIRQKHSEFLILNHVPASKIKAVVVLNSNAEKRVKAILDTCQVSLNVYINPKKKFYFL; encoded by the coding sequence ATGGATATCTCAAAGCAGTGGGTGTATAGAATCATCCCAATCAATAACTTAGAAAAAGATATAACCAATGGGCTTTTTTCTAAAAATTCCGCTCCTATTGATGAAAATCGCGTAGTAATTGGAAATTCAGAGATCATCAATGAGCGAGATAATAGAACTGTTAGATGCTTCCCTGAAACTGTAGTTAACGACTATGTACCTTTCTATTTTTCCGTTCGCACGCCAATGCTTTACAATATAATTACTGGATACGGTGTGCCAACAAAACCGCAAGAAGATATAATATACCTGTGCTGTAAGCTTCAGGATCTTGCGAACGGCAATTTTCAGTGGTGTTTTACAGACGGAAATGCAGCCAAAATAATTACAAAGTTCTATGATGCTATTGACCAGCTTGATGAATTAGACTGGAAGTCCATAAATACCGAAGATTTCAGAACGGATAATTCTGATGGTAATGAGGATCGTATAAGACAAAAACACTCAGAATTCTTAATACTGAATCATGTTCCAGCAAGTAAAATAAAAGCCGTTGTTGTTCTCAACTCCAATGCTGAAAAGCGCGTAAAAGCTATTCTTGATACTTGTCAAGTAAGTTTAAATGTCTATATTAATCCAAAAAAGAAATTCTATTTCTTATGA
- the darG gene encoding type II toxin-antitoxin system antitoxin DNA ADP-ribosyl glycohydrolase DarG — translation MKFIKGNLLESEAEALVNTVNTMGVMGKGIALQFKERFPENFRAYAKACKSGEVRVGRMFVYDELTTKGKKTIVNFPTKEHWYRKSQYRFIEEGLEDLVKVIQTKNIKSIALPPLGAGNGGLKWNKVKELMTQYLSSLDSVEIIIYEPNKEIKKLLQKESAKKNVKLTPARAMLLYALFKYEKFGEYSTVFTANKIMYFLQQSGENLRLKFEPYTYGPYAQAVEKVLYALNGNYLTGLEQMQAGPFEQLKLNYSKLDEVKEYVNKNLEASQRQRLDDLFRVIDGFESTFSLEILSSVHYLKKNTPKLTREEVLNKIREWNDRKKALINEYHVDLAYEQLENYGRQLQIY, via the coding sequence ATGAAATTTATAAAGGGTAATCTACTTGAGTCTGAAGCCGAAGCACTCGTAAATACGGTTAATACGATGGGCGTCATGGGCAAAGGTATTGCTTTACAGTTTAAGGAAAGGTTTCCTGAGAATTTCAGAGCTTATGCAAAAGCCTGTAAGAGTGGTGAAGTTAGGGTCGGAAGAATGTTTGTCTATGATGAGCTAACAACGAAAGGAAAAAAGACGATCGTTAACTTTCCAACTAAAGAGCATTGGTACAGAAAATCTCAGTACAGATTCATTGAGGAAGGTTTAGAAGACCTAGTCAAAGTAATTCAAACTAAAAATATTAAATCTATTGCTTTACCACCATTAGGAGCAGGAAATGGCGGCTTAAAATGGAATAAGGTAAAAGAGCTCATGACTCAGTACTTATCTAGTTTAGATAGTGTTGAAATCATCATTTACGAACCCAACAAAGAGATAAAAAAGCTATTGCAAAAAGAGAGCGCAAAAAAAAATGTTAAGCTGACTCCGGCCAGAGCAATGCTGCTGTATGCTTTATTCAAATATGAGAAGTTCGGAGAGTATTCTACAGTTTTTACAGCTAACAAAATAATGTACTTTTTACAACAATCCGGAGAGAATCTCAGGCTCAAATTTGAACCATATACTTATGGGCCATATGCACAAGCTGTTGAGAAAGTCTTGTATGCATTAAATGGAAATTATTTGACTGGGTTAGAACAAATGCAGGCTGGCCCGTTCGAGCAGTTGAAGCTTAACTACAGTAAATTAGATGAAGTCAAAGAGTACGTAAATAAAAATCTAGAAGCAAGCCAAAGACAAAGGCTCGATGATCTTTTCAGAGTAATAGATGGATTCGAGTCTACGTTTTCGTTAGAAATACTTTCCTCTGTCCATTATCTCAAAAAGAATACTCCAAAGTTGACGAGAGAAGAGGTTCTAAACAAAATACGTGAATGGAATGATAGAAAAAAAGCCCTCATTAATGAATATCATGTAGATCTCGCCTATGAGCAGCTCGAGAATTACGGAAGGCAGCTTCAAATCTATTAG